GCGGCAACCGCCGCCAGATCGTCAAAAATCAAGGTGCCGACCGGCAGGTTTTTTACCTGGGTCTTTTCGCCTTTTCCGGTCTTTACCAAAACTGGCTGAGAGTCGACGGCTTTGGCCGCCTCCAGGTCACCGAGACTGTCTCCGACGAACCATATCCCAGCCAAGGGCACCTTGTAATGTTCTGCAATGATTTTCAGCATGCCAGGTTTGGGTTTGCGACAGTCGCAGCCCTCATTCGGCCCGTGAGGGCAGTAAACCACCAGCCCCACCTCGCCGCCCTGCTCCGCCACCAGCCTGCGCAAGCGCGCGTGCATGGCGTCCAGGGTGGCAATGTCGTAATAACCGCGTGCGATGCCGGACTGGTTGGTGGCAATGGCCACTGTCCAGCCAGCTTTGCTCAACTGCGCGATGGCCTCGATCGAACCGGGCAATGGAATCCATTCCGCCACCGACTTGATGTAAGCGTCGGAGTCGTAATTGATCACCCCGTCCCGATCGAGAATCAGCAGTTTCAACATGATCAGCCCAGTACGGAAATGTCAGCGATATTGATGAACAGGCCACGCAGGCGCGCGAGCATGGCGTAGCGGTTTTTCCGCACGCCGGCATCGTCGGCATTGATCATTACCGCTTCAAAGAACGCGTCCACCGGTTCACGCAACGATGCCAGGCGCGCCAGCGCTTCAGCGTAGTTACGCTCGGCGATCAACGGCTTCACGGCGTTCTCGGCCTTGACGATGGCCGAGTTCAGCGAGAACTCCTTGGCATCGGCAAACAGGCTTGGATCCACCTCGGCAGTACCCAGGTTGTCGGCCTTGCTCAACAGGTTCGATACGCGCTTGTTCACGGCGGCCAGGGCATCGGCTTCCGGCAACTTGCGGAATGCCTGTACCGCCTGTACGCGTTGATCGAAGTCCAGCGCCGAACCCGGCTGCAGGGCACGCACCGACAGGTAGACGGAAACGTCCACGCTTTCATCTTCGTAACGCGCACGTAGGCGGTCGAATACGAACTCCAGCACTTGCTCGGCCAGGCCCGCCTGCTTGACCTTGGCACCGAACTGGCCGACTGCGAACACCACGGCCTGGGTCAGGTCGAGGTCCAGCTGCTTGTCGATCAGGATACGCAACACGCCCAGGGCCGCACGGCGCAGCGCATACGGGTCTTTGCTGCCGGTGGGCAGCATGCCGATACCGAAGATGCCAACGAGGGTGTCCAGCTTGTCGGCGATAGCCACGGCCGCACCGGTCAGGGTGCTAGGCAGCTCGGCACCGGCACCCCGTGGCATGTATTGCTCGTTCAGCGCCAGGGCCACATCGTTGGGTTCGCCGTCGTTGAGGGCGTAGTAGTAACCGGCCACGCCCTGCATTTCAGGGAACTCGCCGACCATTTCGGTGGCCAGGTCGCACTTGGACAGCAGACCTGCGCGCGCGGCCCAGGCAGCGTCGCCACCAATGCGAGGCGCGATGTAGGCCGCCAGCTTGGAAACGCGCACGGCCTTGTCGTAGACGCTGCCGAGTTTTTCCTGGAACACCACGTTTTGCAGGCGCAGATTGAAGTCTTCGAGCTTCTGCTTCTTGTCCTGCTTGAAGAAGAACTCGGCGTCGGTCAGGCGCGGACGCACGACTTTCTCGTTACCGGCGATGATCTGTTGCGGGTCCGTGCTTTCGATGTTGGCCACGGTGATAAAGCGCGGCAGCAACTTACCGTCCGCGTCCAGCAGGCAGAAGTATTTCTGGTTGTCCTGCATGGTGGTGATCAGCGCTTCCTGCGGCACATCGAGGAAACGTTCTTCGAACGAGCACACCAGCGGCACCGGCCATTCAACCAGGGCGGTCACTTCGTCGAGCAGGCTTGGCGGCACGATGGCGGTGCCTTCCTGCAGGCGCGCCAGCTCCTCGGTACGCTTGCTGATCAGCTCACGACGCTCATTGGCATCGGCCAGCACGTAAGCGGCGCGCAGGTCATTGAGGTAGTTGGCCGGCGAGGTGATGCGCACGCTCTCGGGGTGGTGGAAGCGATGGCCACGGGAATCGCGACCGGCCTTCTGGGCGAGGATGGTGCACTCGATGACCTGGTCACCGAGCAGCATCACCAGCCACTGGGTTGGGCGTACGAATTCTTCCTTGCGCGCACCCCAGCGCATGCGCTTGGGGATCGGCAGGTCGTTCAGGGAATCTTCCACGATGGTCGGCAACAGGCTGGCCGTCGGCTTGCCGGGGATGACCTGGCTGAAGCGCAGTTTCGGGCCGCTCTGGTCAATCTCGCTCAGCTCGACGCCGCACTTCTTGGCAAAGCCCAGTGCCGCTTGAGTCGGGTTGCCTTCGGCGTCGAATGCGGCCTGACGCGGCGGGCCGTCGAGGTTGATATTGCGGTCCGGCTGCTGGGTTTCCAGTGCGGTCAGCAATACCGCCAGGCGACGTGGCGCGGCGTAGACTTTCTTCGCCTCGAACTTCAAGCCAGCGCTGTGCAGACCTTTTTCGATACCGGCCAGGAATGCGTCGGCCAGGGTGTTGAGTGCCTTGGGCGGCAGCTCTTCGGTGCCCAGTTCAACCAGGAAATCTTGAGCACTCATTGTGCAGCCTCCAGCTTAGCCAACACTTCATCACGCAAATCCGGGGTTGCCATCGGGAAGCCCAGCTTGGCGCGCGCCAGCAGGTAGGCTTGAGCGACGGAACGCGCCAGGGTGCGTACTCGCAGGATGTATTGCTGGCGTGCGGTTACCGAGATGGCACGGCGCGCGTCCAGCAGGTTGAAGGTATGGGAGGCCTTCAACACCATTTCATAGCTCGGCAACGGCAACGGCTGATCGAGTTCGATCAGGCGCTTGGCTTCGCTTTCATAGAAGTCGAACAGTTCGAACAGCTTGTCGACGTTGGCGTGTTCGAAGTTGTAGGTGGACTGCTCCACTTCGTTCTGGTGGAACACGTCGCCGTAGGTGACTTTGCCGAACGGGCCGTCAGCCCACACCAGGTCATAGACCGAGTCCACGCCCTGCAGGTACATGGCCAGGCGCTCCAGGCCGTAGGTGATTTCGCCGGTCACCGGGTAGCACTCGATGCCGCCCGCTTGCTGGAAGTAGGTGAATTGCGTCACTTCCATGCCATTGAGCCAGACTTCCCAGCCCAGGCCCCAGGCGCCCAGGGTTGGCGATTCCCAGTTGTCTTCGACAAAACGGATGTCGTGGACCAGTGGGTCCAGGCCGACATGTTTCAGCGAGCCCAGGTACAGTTCCTGGAAGTTGTCCGGGTTGGGCTTCAATACCACCTGGAACTGGTAGTAGTGCTGCAGACGGTTCGGGTTTTCGCCGTAGCGGCCGTCAGTCGGGCGACGACTGGGCTGCACATAAGCGGCGTTCCAGGTTTCCGGGCCGATGGCCCGCAGGAAGGTAGCGGTGTGGAAAGTGCCGGCGCCTACTTCCATATCGTAGGGCTGAAGTACCACACAACCTTGCTCGGCCCAGTATTGCTGGAGGGCGAGGATCAAGTCTTGGAAGGTACGCACGGCTGGCGTAGGCTGGCTCACGAAATTCACCTGTTACTTGGGCTGCGATTTAAAGAGCGGGAGTATACCCGATTCGGCCCTGCCACCACTCCCTGGAGCCTTATGCCACGCTGCTTTTGGTGTTCTGAAGATCCGCTGTACATGGCTTATCACGATCAAGAGTGGGGAACGCCGCTGCGCGATGCGCAGGGTTTGTTCGAGTTGCTTTTGCTCGAAGGGTTCCAGGCGGGCTTGTCCTGGATCACCGTTTTACGCAAACGCGAGCATTACCGGAAGGTGCTGTTCGGCTTTGATGCGCAGCGCCTGGCCAGGCTGACCGACGCTGAAATCGAAACGCTGATGCAGGACCCGGGCATCGTGCGCAATCGCCTCAAGCTCAATGCCACACGCCGCAACGCCGCCGCCTGGCTGGCGCTGAAAGACCCGGTGGGGTTGCTCTGGTCGTTTGTCGGCGGCAAGCCCAAGGTCAATCATTTCAAGGATCGCAGCGACGTCCCGGCGATTACGCCCGAAGCCGAAGCCATGAGCCGCGCCTTGAAGAAAGCCGGCTTCACCTTTGTCGGGCCGACCATCTGCTACGCGTTCATGCAGGCCTCGGGCATGGTCATGGACCACACCCAGGACTGCGACCGTTACGCGGACCTGGTCAACGCCGGTTAGAATGCGCGCTTTGCGTACCACACACGATCAGGAGTGACCTGTGGAAAAGTTTAAAGGCGCCTTGCTGGTAGGCGCTCTTCGGTTGTTTGCCCTGCTGCCCTGGCGCGCCGTACAAGCCGTCGGCACGGGCATCGGCTGGATCATGTGGAAAACCCCCAACCGCTCCCGCGACACGGTGCGGATCAACCTGTCCAAGTGTTTCCCGGACATGGACCCGGTCGAACGCGAGCGCCTGGTGGGCCGCAGCCTGATGGACATCGGCAAGTCACTGACCGAAAGCGCCTGCGCCTGGATCTGGCCGGCCCAGCGTTCCATCGACCTGGTGCGCGAAGTCGAGGGTCTGGAGGTGCTGCACGAAGCCCTGGCCTCGGGTAAAGGGGTGGTGGGCATCACCAGCCACCTGGGCAACTGGGAAGTGCTGAATCACTTTTATTGCAGCCAGTGCAAACCGATCATTTTCTATCGCCCGCCCAAGCTCAAGGCTGTTGATGACTTGTTGCGCAAGCAACGCGTGCAACTGGGTAACCGCGTGGCCGCTTCCACCAAGGAAGGCATTCTCAGCGTGATCAAGGAAGTGCGCAAAGGCGGCCAGGTGGGTATCCCGGCTGACCCAGAGCCGGCTGAATCCGCCGGCATTTTCGTGCCGTTCTTCGCCACCCAGGCGCTGACCAGCAAGTTCGTGCCGAACATGCTCGCGGGTCACAAGGCGGTGGGCGTGTTCCTGCACGCGCTGCGCCTGCCGGACGGCTCGGGCTACAAGGTGATCCTGGAAGCGGCCCCGGAAGACATGTACAGCACTGACACCGCCACGTCCTGCGCAGCGATGAGCAAGGTGGTGGAGCGGTATGTCGGCGCCTACCCGAGCCAGTACATGTGGAGCATGAAACGCTTCAAGAAACGGCCGCCGGGTGAAGCGCGGTGGTACTGACTCAAGATCACCACAGAAACCAATGTGGGAGGGGGCTTGCCCCCGATAGCGGTTGTTCAGTCACAGATGCATTGGCTGACACACTGCTATCGGGGGCAAGCCCCCTCCCACATTTGGATTCCGCTCAGGCCAGGCGGTCGAGTTTCTTCAGGAATACCGTCATTTCTTTTTCGGCCTGTTTGTCCCCATGGGCCTGGGCCGCTTCGATGCCCTTCTCCCACGCCTGGCGAGCGGCCACGCTATCCCCCAGCCCTTGCTGCGCCTTGCCCAGCAACTTCCACGCCGCCGAATATTTCGGATCGAACTCGACGCAGCGCTGCAAATGCTCTGCCGCCTTGGCGTTGTCCTTCAGATCCAGATAACCCTTGCCCAAGCCAAACCGCAGCAGCGAATTATCCACACCCTTGGCGAGCATTTTCTCCAGGGATTCGAGCATGTCGGTCACTCCGTTTGATCAGAAAAAGCTCAAGCCCACGTGGAACAGCTTCTCCACATCGCGGATATGTTTCTTGTCCACCAGGAACAGGATCACATGGTCACCGGTGGCGATCACCGTGTCGTCGTGGGCAATGATCACTTCTTCATCGCGAATGATTGCGCCAATGGTGGTGCCCGGTGGCAAGCCGATATCGCGGATGGCTCTGCCGATGACTTTGCTCGACTTGGAGTCGCCATGGGCGATCGCCTCAATGGCCTCCGCCGCGCCACGGCGCAGGGAGTGCACGCTGACGATGTCGCCACGGCGCACGTGAGCGAGCAAGGTGCCGATGGTCGCCAATTGCGGACTGATGGCGATGTCGATATCGCCGCCCTGAATCAGATCGACGTAGGCCGGGTTGTTGATGATGGTCATCACCTTCTTCGCCCCCAGCCGCTTGGCCAGCAGCGAGGACATGATGTTGGCCTCGTCGTCGTTGGTCAACGCCAGGAAGATATCGGCATCGGCGATGTTTTCTTCCATCAGCAGATCGCGGTCCGAGGCGCTGCCTTGCAGCACCACGGTGCTGTCGAGGGTGTCGGACAAATGCCGGCAGCGCGCAGGGCTCATCTCGATGATCTTCACCTGGTAGCGACTTTCGATGGCCTCCGCCAAGCGCTCACCGATCTGCCCGCCGCCGGCGATGACGATGCGTTTATAGGTCTCGTCGAGCCGGCGCATTTCGCTCATTACCGCACGAATATTCGCCTTGGCCGCGATGAAAAACACCTCGTCATCTGCTTCGATCACCGTGTCGCCCTGGGGCAGGATCGGCCGGTCACGCCGGAAAATCGCGGCGACGCGGGTTTCCACATTCGGCATGTGTTCGCGCAATTGACGCAGTTGCTGTCCCACCAGCGGCCCGCCGTAGTAAGCCTTCACCGCGACCAGTTGCGCCTTGCCCCCGGCGAAGTCGATCACCTGTAAGGCACCCGGAATTTCGATCAGGCGCTTGATGTAGTGCGTGACCACCTGTTCCGGACTGATCAGCACATCCACCGGAATGGCATCGTTGTCGAACAGGCCCGCGCGGGTCAGGTAGGCGGCTTCGCGCACACGGGCGATCTTGGTCGGGGTGTGGAACAGCGTGTGGGCGACCTGGCAGGCGACCATGTTGGTCTCGTCGCTGTTGGT
This genomic stretch from Pseudomonas orientalis harbors:
- the gmhB gene encoding D-glycero-beta-D-manno-heptose 1,7-bisphosphate 7-phosphatase, which codes for MMLKLLILDRDGVINYDSDAYIKSVAEWIPLPGSIEAIAQLSKAGWTVAIATNQSGIARGYYDIATLDAMHARLRRLVAEQGGEVGLVVYCPHGPNEGCDCRKPKPGMLKIIAEHYKVPLAGIWFVGDSLGDLEAAKAVDSQPVLVKTGKGEKTQVKNLPVGTLIFDDLAAVAAELINN
- the glyS gene encoding glycine--tRNA ligase subunit beta gives rise to the protein MSAQDFLVELGTEELPPKALNTLADAFLAGIEKGLHSAGLKFEAKKVYAAPRRLAVLLTALETQQPDRNINLDGPPRQAAFDAEGNPTQAALGFAKKCGVELSEIDQSGPKLRFSQVIPGKPTASLLPTIVEDSLNDLPIPKRMRWGARKEEFVRPTQWLVMLLGDQVIECTILAQKAGRDSRGHRFHHPESVRITSPANYLNDLRAAYVLADANERRELISKRTEELARLQEGTAIVPPSLLDEVTALVEWPVPLVCSFEERFLDVPQEALITTMQDNQKYFCLLDADGKLLPRFITVANIESTDPQQIIAGNEKVVRPRLTDAEFFFKQDKKQKLEDFNLRLQNVVFQEKLGSVYDKAVRVSKLAAYIAPRIGGDAAWAARAGLLSKCDLATEMVGEFPEMQGVAGYYYALNDGEPNDVALALNEQYMPRGAGAELPSTLTGAAVAIADKLDTLVGIFGIGMLPTGSKDPYALRRAALGVLRILIDKQLDLDLTQAVVFAVGQFGAKVKQAGLAEQVLEFVFDRLRARYEDESVDVSVYLSVRALQPGSALDFDQRVQAVQAFRKLPEADALAAVNKRVSNLLSKADNLGTAEVDPSLFADAKEFSLNSAIVKAENAVKPLIAERNYAEALARLASLREPVDAFFEAVMINADDAGVRKNRYAMLARLRGLFINIADISVLG
- the glyQ gene encoding glycine--tRNA ligase subunit alpha gives rise to the protein MSQPTPAVRTFQDLILALQQYWAEQGCVVLQPYDMEVGAGTFHTATFLRAIGPETWNAAYVQPSRRPTDGRYGENPNRLQHYYQFQVVLKPNPDNFQELYLGSLKHVGLDPLVHDIRFVEDNWESPTLGAWGLGWEVWLNGMEVTQFTYFQQAGGIECYPVTGEITYGLERLAMYLQGVDSVYDLVWADGPFGKVTYGDVFHQNEVEQSTYNFEHANVDKLFELFDFYESEAKRLIELDQPLPLPSYEMVLKASHTFNLLDARRAISVTARQQYILRVRTLARSVAQAYLLARAKLGFPMATPDLRDEVLAKLEAAQ
- a CDS encoding DNA-3-methyladenine glycosylase I, translated to MPRCFWCSEDPLYMAYHDQEWGTPLRDAQGLFELLLLEGFQAGLSWITVLRKREHYRKVLFGFDAQRLARLTDAEIETLMQDPGIVRNRLKLNATRRNAAAWLALKDPVGLLWSFVGGKPKVNHFKDRSDVPAITPEAEAMSRALKKAGFTFVGPTICYAFMQASGMVMDHTQDCDRYADLVNAG
- a CDS encoding lysophospholipid acyltransferase, yielding MEKFKGALLVGALRLFALLPWRAVQAVGTGIGWIMWKTPNRSRDTVRINLSKCFPDMDPVERERLVGRSLMDIGKSLTESACAWIWPAQRSIDLVREVEGLEVLHEALASGKGVVGITSHLGNWEVLNHFYCSQCKPIIFYRPPKLKAVDDLLRKQRVQLGNRVAASTKEGILSVIKEVRKGGQVGIPADPEPAESAGIFVPFFATQALTSKFVPNMLAGHKAVGVFLHALRLPDGSGYKVILEAAPEDMYSTDTATSCAAMSKVVERYVGAYPSQYMWSMKRFKKRPPGEARWY
- a CDS encoding tetratricopeptide repeat protein, translated to MLESLEKMLAKGVDNSLLRFGLGKGYLDLKDNAKAAEHLQRCVEFDPKYSAAWKLLGKAQQGLGDSVAARQAWEKGIEAAQAHGDKQAEKEMTVFLKKLDRLA
- the trkA gene encoding Trk system potassium transporter TrkA, producing MKIIILGAGQVGGTLAEHLASEANDITVVDTDAERLRNLGDRLDIRTVQGRASFPTVLRQAGADDADMLVAVTNSDETNMVACQVAHTLFHTPTKIARVREAAYLTRAGLFDNDAIPVDVLISPEQVVTHYIKRLIEIPGALQVIDFAGGKAQLVAVKAYYGGPLVGQQLRQLREHMPNVETRVAAIFRRDRPILPQGDTVIEADDEVFFIAAKANIRAVMSEMRRLDETYKRIVIAGGGQIGERLAEAIESRYQVKIIEMSPARCRHLSDTLDSTVVLQGSASDRDLLMEENIADADIFLALTNDDEANIMSSLLAKRLGAKKVMTIINNPAYVDLIQGGDIDIAISPQLATIGTLLAHVRRGDIVSVHSLRRGAAEAIEAIAHGDSKSSKVIGRAIRDIGLPPGTTIGAIIRDEEVIIAHDDTVIATGDHVILFLVDKKHIRDVEKLFHVGLSFF